The genomic segment ACTTCCATTCCAGCGCACGGTTTCTCCAGTTGCCGACGTTAAGCTGGAAAAAAAAGACTCGAGCAGGGACTGGGTGACTTGGGCTGCGGGATTTGTCTGAATGAAGTCATTTTCATCCTTGCCATTTAGTTTTTCAGAGTTCACGGCATAAGGAACAGCTCGCATGTTCAGGTCAACAACCAGATTGTCTCCCGCCAAAGAAGTTCTTAAACGCAGTTTGCGACTGTGCGTAGAGTTAGGAACGTAAGAACCTGCGTTGTCCAAGATATTGTTATCCGCATCCACGCATTTTAAACCTGTTCTGGGGATGCTATTGTCGAAGACTTCAGCCAGAGTCAAAGTCGGTGAAGGATTGTAGTTTGCAGGGGCCGAAAAATCTCCCTGTCCTAAAACCAAATTCAAATATCCATTTGTGATTGTGACATTGGAAAACTGTTCTTCACGAAGAACGCAGGCGCCTGTCGGGGACAGCACTTGCAAAGTGACGGTGAGGCCGGAAGCGGTGGGATAACTGCCGTCAGTTTTTTTAATAACCGCTTGAAATCCAATTCCTTTATGCTGAGACCAGGCAACAGAAGAGAATAAATAAATCGTCGCTCCGAAAAGCGCTAAAAGAGCATGTATTTTAAAGAGACGAGCCGAATACATTTAGTACCTCTTACTGTCTCTTTAACGGTTCTTTAATAAGCCTTATGAAGATATCTCAAATAGAAACCGTGTCGGTTGTGTCGGATGTGTCTTTGATTCTTGCTTAAAAAGAAATAAGGCGGGAAAGGGAATTGTGAGCAGACTCAGATTCGAGGCCGGAGTTTTCTCCGACCTCAAAGAACTATTTTAAGGACGATAGACGCAGCGATAGCCGACGTCGGTTCCCAAGTTGGTCGTGGCTGTGACATTCTTCATTTTCAATGTGTAAATTCCGATGTCATCAGCCATCGCGTAAGAGCCGCCGCGCAGAAGCACTGAACTTGCGGTGTGCGGGAAAAAGACACCCGTGCCTTGGGTGTTGTTGTCGCTGGATCGAGCCGGAACATAGTGAGAGGAATCAATATTCGTGCACTGTGAATTCGCAGCCACAGAAGCAAGTTGATAAGAGGTCGTGCCGTCTCCCACTGTACAAGCGGGAGCCAATTGATAACTTGCGCCCGTGGTGCCAGAGTCATAATCAATGACTTCTTCGGCGTTGCCCGAAAAGTCCCAGATAACTTGCCCCGAAGGAAGATAGTGTGTGCGACGGTATTTGAACTCGGTGGTGGGGACGTGGTCAGCGGTCATGCCATCCCAGTGATTCGTGGTATCTGAAATCGCGCGGACAGTGTCGTTGGCATTCCAGTTGCCTTTGTTCATTTCGCCTGTGCCGACAACTCCTGAGGACCAATTTGAAGCGACAGAAGCGATCTGATCCGCAATAGTCATCCATTCAAGGTTGCTGATGAGATTGTATTTTGTGCCGCCCGAGTTCAGGCCCAGGCATGTATCTTTGGCAAAGCGTCCCGAGACATTCGTGGAAGGATAGCTGCTTGCCGTGGTTCCTCCATTGATGCGTGATTCATAGGCCATCACGCAAAAGGGGCTTACGTTTTTGACCTTATCACCAGGGATGGGCAGATAGTCGGTAGGACAACTTGCCACCTCGTAGGCGATGGAGGTGACGGAACAGGCCGAAGTGACATCGTTGCGATCTTTTATTTTATAATAAAAGTTGTAACTGCCAGCACTCAATGTGGACGTAGTCAACGTGACGCTCGTTCCCTGTGATTTTTTGCTGGCAACTAGAGTTGAACAGTTCGCATCAGAATATAAAGAAACCGTGTGGCCGTACTGAACTCCTGATACCGTGATGTCAGGCGTGGAATCAAAATCCTTTGCCCAATCAAGACTCATTCGCACAAGCGGATTTAGACGATACACGCAACGAAAGCCAAAGATCGAACCTAAAGCGGTCGCGGTGTCTTGAGTCGAGTAGCGTAAACCATACAGACCTGAGCGGTTCATGAAGTTGTATCCGCCACCGCGACTCAAAGCGCGGCCGGAATCAAGACTCCCATAGAACGACCCGACGTATTGAAGAGAGTAAGAATTACCGGGATTTGTCGGCATATAATGTGTCGTGCCTAGGGCGGGACAATAGTTATTGTCTAAAATACTTTTTGCGTCCCGGTCTGCATTTGCACCGACGACACACGCAGGTGGAGACGTGTAGGTTGATTGAGTTCCATAGTCGACGATTTCCGCCGCGTTACCCGCAAAGTCCCAGAGCACGGCCGCATTGGAAAGAACGTGAGTCCGACGGTATTCGTGATTGGTAGTGGGATTTCCCGCTAAAGTCACACCGGACCAAGGATCACTTTCATCGCTGACGGCCATCGGCGTTTTCTCATTATTACTATTGCCGTAACTCAAATAAGAATTGACGTTTCCGTTGTGCCAATTGTCAGCGACGGCGTAAGCGTCATCAGCAATCGTCATCCATTCTTGATTGCTGATAAGATCGTAGTAAGTGTTTCCGCCAGAATTCAAGGCGCGACAATTACTTTTGGCTTCTTCTGCGGAAACGTTGGTCCACGGGGCGAGGTTGGCCTGAGAGGTGGCCACCGAAGAAACATTTTTTGCTTCAAACTGCATGACACAAAAAGGTGCGACACCTCGGCTGGGGGCTCCGGGGATTCTTATATATCCAGCAGGGCACTGAACATATTCGTATGAAATCGTTGCCGTGGAGCATGCGCCACTTTCTGATTTTGCGTAAAAGTTGTGAACGCCACTCGAAAGTCCCGTCAACTCAAAATCGATCGTGCTTCCTGAAGCGACTCCCTGCGCGAGCTGTGTCTGACAATTTGAATCCGAATACAACGCGACCGTCTGACCACTTAAGACACCCACTACAGTCACCGTGACATCGGCTTTGGTGTCGCGAGCATTTTCAACATAAAGTGCACTCGGGGTGCCATCGACAGGAGTCTCGGTCGAAGGATCGTCGCCAATTTCTTCCTCTTTAGGTGCGCAAGACGTTGCCATCAACGCGAAGCATGCCAGGCAAGAAATAAGTGAGTATTTTATATTTTTTTGTTTCATCGGGAAATTATCGGATTCTTCAGAAAGCCCATGAGTCGAGGTTGTGAATCCAGGACCAAGAGGCTTCATGACTTTGGGCGAGGCTTGGAACGTTTGTTGGGGTTTCTAAAAGAGATAGAAACCCCCGAGGGCATTGAAGTCTTTTTTAGAAGTTCAGATGTCAACGTCAAGAGCGCTCTCTAAGTGAACTGTTGGGACCGCCACTCCATACTCCACTTTAAAGTTCGCCGCAGGTTGTGCAGACATCTTTCGCAGGTGGGCGATTTCAAGGCCGATAACAACAGCCGTCGCATTCGCATAATACGATTCACGTTGAGAGTTATAACCTGTCTCACTTTGAGGTAAACCGGCGACCGCGCAAAGAGTGAAGCCTTCTTCATAACAACTATTCAGAGCGCGGGCTAAAGCGGCATACTCTGCGGAAAGAAGATGAAGAGCGCTTTGTCGGCGTTGCGAGATCGAACTGCTTCCTTCGAATTTCTTTAAAGCTCCGTTGTCTAACTTTGAATCCACTCCCTGTATGATGACTTTGTAAGCGACCTCTCGCCCATAGTCAGGGGCCTGTGTTACATATTCTTGTCCCACAGATTTGACCACACACAAAGTGTACTGGCGTGAGCAGTCACTGTGGGCTTTGCGAACGGCATCCATGATAACTCCCAGAGTTTCTGTCTCGTTGAAGGTGCCGCCGTTGTAGCCTTTTTTCCAGAGGGACTTTCCCACAAAAATATCAGAGGGCCGGCCCTCTTTGTTACAGCCCAGCTTATTCAGCGCCGTCGGATCCGAGATTTGCGCGGATAACTTCGCGCAGACGTCCGAGACAGTGGCGACGTTTCTGTGACCCTTCTGAGGTCCACGCGTTGAACAGCCGGCGCTTATGGCAATGATCACGCTAATGCCTAACAGATATTTCATTTACTTCTCCCTTGGATGGATGTCTTTTAAAATAGGATACACGGCTTGTTTGAGTCCGCAGAATCCTGACACGAAAACCTCTACCCAAAATTGAAATATCCGCTCTGAATGACTGCAGAGCGACATGCTTTAAAGCGGGGGAAAGAAACGCGGATAAGCCCCCAGCCTATGAGAAAAGTCATGCCAATAAAATGGCAGAATGATAGTCTGCCGAGCATATGAAAGACTGTGCTCCGCAAGATTTATCTATCAAAAGTTTCTTTTTAGGTCCTCAATCCGAAAATGCCGATTGGTTGCGTTCGGAGTTTCTTTCAATCTTGGACCACTGGTTTACCTGGCGACAGGATCACTTTCCCGAGGATGGTAAGGCCATTTCGCGCGAAGATCAGAAGTCCCCCGAGTTTCAAGATAAGCGAAAAAAAATGCATGCGGCCATTCAAAGTCTGATGTCTCGCTTTGAAAACGAAATCCCGCAGTTCTCGCCTCGTTATGTGGGCCACATGTATTCAGAGGTTTCACTTCCAGCTTTAATCGGGCACTTCATTGCGCTTTTACAAAATCCCAATATTATTTCTACAGAAGCGGCGAAGGTCGGTTCTTTTGTCGAAGAAGAGGCGATCAAAGCCTTAGGGGAGATGGTTGGTTTTGACCGTAAAGACTGCACCGGGCATTTCACCAGCGGTGGCACCGTGGCGAATATCGAGGGACTGTGGCGCGCTCGTTATCGCATGGATCATTTTCTGTCTTTAGGGTCCTATTTGAATCAACATCACGGCTATGAATTTACTTATTTCTCGGCCGCGCACATGGGATGGAAGCAGTATAATGACCTTATTGAGAAGCACCACATACATGAGCCGGACTTAAGAGGTCACAGCATCGTGGCTTTGGGACCTTGGCGAGCGCAGACTGTGTATGGTCAGACTTTTGGTCATGTCTTTCAGGGGGCCGTCGTCTTGGTGCCCAACTCGAAGCACTATTCTTGGTTGAAGGCTGTTTCACTTTTGGGTTTTGGTGACGAGTCTTTTATTCCTATTGAGCTGGATTCTCAAGGTGTCTTAGACACGAAGGACCTGGCTAGAAAGATCGATCACTTCCGAAGTCAGAATCGCCCTATCGCTATGATTGTCAGTGTTGCCGGGACAACGGAGCTTGGAAAATGTGATCCGGTTCATGAAGTCCAAAATATTTTAGATCAACAGATGGCTCAGCATGGCTATCATATCTGGCACCATGTCGATGCGGCTTATGGCGGATATTTCTGCACCTTGAAGGAAAAGTTGGATGAAAGAACCTGTGAGTCACTGAAGGGGATTGCCCGAGTCAATTCAGTGACGGTGGACCCGCACAAACTGGGATACATTCCCTATGCCTGCGGAGCTTTTCTGGTACCCGATCCTATCAATGACCGTGTTTCCGCTTTTCAGGCCGAGTACATTCAGTCACCTCATCAAGGAATTGATCGCTGGTTAAAAACTCTGGAAGGATCGCGCGCGGCCTCTGGGGCGACCGCGACCTGGATGACGAATGAAAATATCGGACTGACTGAAGACGGGTATGGAAAGATATTAGAGAAAACCATTGCGGCTCGAGCCCAGTTGGAAGCTCTTCTAAGTAAAAGAACGCAGTTAAAATATTTAAGTCATCAGAATCTGAATCTGTTATGTCTGGTGAATTGTTCTGCGGATGGCAGTCTTGCGAAAACCAACGCTTTGACGGAAAGACTTATTGAACGCATCAATGCCAATGGGCGGTTTATGGTGTCTAAGACCACTTTGAAAATGGAGCAGTACGCGGAGCTTATTAAGCAGGAAGCCAAGAACATGAAGTTGAACGTGGACACGCAGCAAATGGTGCTGTTGCGGCTGACACTGATGAATCCGTTTTTGGTGACGAAAGAGACAAATATTTCGTACTTACAGGAACTGGAAAAAGAACTTTACGAAAATGCGTAAAGACCCCGGCGAAGTTCACCGGGGTGCGGTGGTCTTAAGCGCCTCGCGAAATTTCCGCGCGGTTGCTGATTGAGATCACTTCTTGTTTTTCATTCAACTCGACAGAGAAAATAATTGCTGTTTCACCCAAGGGTTTGAAGTTGATGAAGACGATACATTCGGCGCCTGTCTTCTGCGCGTTGATCTTGCATTGCGTGTCGACGGAAGAAACCGGGGATTTCATGTCTTCAATACTTTCACCGCGTTCCAGCAGATCCAGCATTTCCGCGTGATAGTCTTCGGCAGCTTTTAAAATCGTCGTTAATTTTTCACCTTCATGAATGTCACCCGAGATCGTGATATTCTGGGCTTCACTTAAAAGTTTTGAGTAGGCTTCCCCTTGAAGTTTTTGATCATTCAATGAATCAAAAGCGGAGGCGAAGGCCTGAGAAGAAAACATAAGCATCAGTAACGGAAGAATCATTTTTTTCATTTGCAACTCCCTGCACGCGGCTTTTTAAAGCAATTCGTGGGCCTTCCGGAATTGCCTTGAATGGTTTTAAATCCCCTTCGGGGTGTCGAAGACCTTAGCAGTTTCCCAGAATTGTCACTTAAGACTCCACCCCGAAGGTATTTAAGATAAATAAACCTCGCCTTCGCATTCAGCCTCTTATGGGTGGCCATATAAACTCCGATTCGATTGGCAAATCTGCAATCCAGTCACGAGGTGGTTATGGCAGCGGTCAGTTCATGGTTGCGAGGCGTTCGCTTTAAACTATTGGTTTTAATTCTGATTCCCAGTGCTCTTTTCATTGTCTTAAGTCTGACGGCTATCTGGGCATTGCGGGCGCAGTTTTCGAATAGTGCGACTTTAGCCAATCAGCTGTTTCCCAAGAACCAGATCATCATGAATATCCGCGTGCATGGGAATGCGATGATGCGTTTTCTGTGGACGGCAGAGGCGGAAGTCGACAATCCCGTTGTGCGCAAGGAAAAATTAGAAGAGGTCCGCAAGCGCCATGCGCTTTTACTAAAGTTGACCGATGAATTTGGGCAAAAATATTTGACGGAGGATTTGAAGGAGAAGTTTCCCATAGTTCTTAATGAGCTTCAGAATTTAGATAAACCGCTTAACGAAATTATGACCTTACTGGAGGCTCACGATCCCGCAAATGCATTGAAAGCACGTAAGATCATGTTGGAGGTTCTTGTACCGCATGTGCAAGCGATGATTCAGGCGGCGATGGACTCCAGTGACATTATCGAAACCGAAGTGGCCGCCGAAGTGAAGGATTCCCAGAACGTCGCCAATTGGGGAGAACGTATTGTCGTCGGCTTAAGTGTGCTGGGAATTGTGGGGATCGTATTTGTGGGAATTTGGATCGGTCAGACCCTGGCGCTGTCACTGACCCGGGTGTTAAAAGGTATTGAGCAGACGGAAGAACAGGTGTTGACCGTGAGCCAACAATTAGCGGCGGCCAGTCATCAGGTTTCTTCCGGGGCCGTTCAGGCGGCAAGTTCATTGGAAGAAACCGTGGCTTCGGTTGAAGAGCTTTCCAGCATGGTGAAGAACAACGCAGAAAGCGCCTCGACGGCGTCGCATCTTTCCAAAGACAGTTTGAAGTCAGGGGAGCACGGTGAAAAAGAGATCAACCATATGATCGAGTTGATGTACGAAATATCAGCCAGCTCCAAAAAAATCGAAGAGATCATTTCCATTATTGATGATATCGCCTTTCAGACGAATCTTTTGGCTTTAAATGCGTCGGTGGAAGCCGCCAGGGCTGGGGAGCACGGGCGGGGATTCGCCGTCGTGGCCGAAGCCGTGCGCAGTCTTTCGCAAAGAAGTTCTGTTGCGGCCAAAGACATTTCGGATCTGATTCGAACCAGCGTCAGCAAAATTGATGAAGGTGAAAATGCCGCCAAAGAAAGTGGCGAGCACTTACAAAAAATCCTTCTTTCCATTCGCAAGATGACCAGTCTGACCGAAGAGATCGCCGCCGCCAGTAAGGATCAGGCCGAAGGAATATCTCAGATTTCCAAAGCCATGAACGAACTGGATACGTCAGTTCAGCAAAACGCTTCAGCCTCAGAGGAAGTTGCGGCGTCTTCTGAAGAAATGACCCAACAGGCGAAATACCTTGATGAATCCGTTTTGGAGCTGTCACATTTGATTACAGGACACCCGCAAGCGTCCTAAAAACAACCTCCACCGGCGGGGGCGGAGCACTTCCAAATTGCTCAACGTGGCAAAGAATGTTAACAGAGTCTCTCTAGATCGAGAGGCTCCATGGACACCAATGCCAGTATCCCCATTTTTCGGGATTTGACCAACGCCACCCCTTCTGAATTGCAGCTGATGGGAGGAAAAGCCTCCACTTTGGCTGTTCTTTTGCAAAAAGGTTTTCCGGTCCCCGGGGGCGCTGTTCTTTTTCATGAACCTGCGGACGCGCTCGCTTTGCAGGCCGTCACTGACTGGTGGGAAAAGCAGGGCGCTTTTCCGGTCGCGGTGCG from the Bdellovibrio sp. ArHS genome contains:
- a CDS encoding methyl-accepting chemotaxis protein codes for the protein MAAVSSWLRGVRFKLLVLILIPSALFIVLSLTAIWALRAQFSNSATLANQLFPKNQIIMNIRVHGNAMMRFLWTAEAEVDNPVVRKEKLEEVRKRHALLLKLTDEFGQKYLTEDLKEKFPIVLNELQNLDKPLNEIMTLLEAHDPANALKARKIMLEVLVPHVQAMIQAAMDSSDIIETEVAAEVKDSQNVANWGERIVVGLSVLGIVGIVFVGIWIGQTLALSLTRVLKGIEQTEEQVLTVSQQLAAASHQVSSGAVQAASSLEETVASVEELSSMVKNNAESASTASHLSKDSLKSGEHGEKEINHMIELMYEISASSKKIEEIISIIDDIAFQTNLLALNASVEAARAGEHGRGFAVVAEAVRSLSQRSSVAAKDISDLIRTSVSKIDEGENAAKESGEHLQKILLSIRKMTSLTEEIAAASKDQAEGISQISKAMNELDTSVQQNASASEEVAASSEEMTQQAKYLDESVLELSHLITGHPQAS
- a CDS encoding pyridoxal-dependent decarboxylase, which translates into the protein MKDCAPQDLSIKSFFLGPQSENADWLRSEFLSILDHWFTWRQDHFPEDGKAISREDQKSPEFQDKRKKMHAAIQSLMSRFENEIPQFSPRYVGHMYSEVSLPALIGHFIALLQNPNIISTEAAKVGSFVEEEAIKALGEMVGFDRKDCTGHFTSGGTVANIEGLWRARYRMDHFLSLGSYLNQHHGYEFTYFSAAHMGWKQYNDLIEKHHIHEPDLRGHSIVALGPWRAQTVYGQTFGHVFQGAVVLVPNSKHYSWLKAVSLLGFGDESFIPIELDSQGVLDTKDLARKIDHFRSQNRPIAMIVSVAGTTELGKCDPVHEVQNILDQQMAQHGYHIWHHVDAAYGGYFCTLKEKLDERTCESLKGIARVNSVTVDPHKLGYIPYACGAFLVPDPINDRVSAFQAEYIQSPHQGIDRWLKTLEGSRAASGATATWMTNENIGLTEDGYGKILEKTIAARAQLEALLSKRTQLKYLSHQNLNLLCLVNCSADGSLAKTNALTERLIERINANGRFMVSKTTLKMEQYAELIKQEAKNMKLNVDTQQMVLLRLTLMNPFLVTKETNISYLQELEKELYENA